Genomic window (Rosa chinensis cultivar Old Blush chromosome 6, RchiOBHm-V2, whole genome shotgun sequence):
aataaaaattaattttatttaactatttagaaaattaaaataaattaagttctacaacgtttttcttaatcttagctttttaagattagatttctaataattttttatattccactataagaaagaaagaagaaaaaaaaactcaaaatatattgtttttagtatattattgtgagattaatctttattaatataatgaagatttagtatctattattctttccttcattctatagttgtattattatgagattagtctttattaataaacatatatttaatatttagaaaaaatacttatgtcaaaacaaggatataatgttttgtttcattattttgacaatataaaagaaaacattggtggaattgccatgagattttaaataaaaaggtctcatattcaaaactcatcattgtatttttttaatattttaaaaaaacaaaatgaaattttgtgtttgtaacgggccgacccacaatatgtcgtactcgggccgggccaatgtgccaatattcttaggcccagcccgacccgttattctaacgtgctcggatCGTGCCGGGTAGCTTTTAAGCGTGctgggcccgtgccgtgctcgtgcttactggcccgtttgccacctcccTCCCTCGTAGACTAGTATAAGCAAGATGACAACGACACTACATTCGAGTCTAATGGGTTGCAGTTACATGGAGTTGTTGCAAGAGTTAGAAACCATGAAGAGCTCTCAACTAGGGTGGTCAACATGATCCAAGTTTGTGATATTTATTTAACACGCAATTTGTTCTAGACCGAGTTTTAGCCTTTTAATATTTGAATTGGATTCCCTGTAGTTGTCAATGTCAAAGAATATatgttgtttcattttgaaaatgTGTCATCGGGGAAGAGATTAAAGGCTTGTTGCCCGAATAACAAGTTCCTTTCGTTTAAATAAAGTGAATGTGATGCGGTGTCTTATGATAACAATATATTAGAGGTTGAGCTTGATTGGTTAATCCATATATACAAgagaaaaaattacaaacagtacccaacttaTGGGCCACTCCGAATTTCAATACCCAAGCTtccgaaactatcacaatggtaccccaaATATCCCACCCGACCCAACATTCGTACCTGCCGTCATGGATGGCGTTAACTATCATGCCACGTGGCATTTTCTTAGGGGTAAAACCGACCCTCTGTCTTTACCtccagggaaaaaaatacaaatagtacccaacctatgaccgactctgaatttctgtacccaaattttcaaaaactatcacaatggtacccaggtTATCTAGCCCGACCCAACATATGTACCTGCGTCCCACGCTTGTGCAGCCCACCCAGCGCCCCGCGCCTGCGCAGCCCACCCGTGCCCAAGATGATgggagagttgggaggaagaagaaaatgaagagagtttgaggaagaagaagaaatctggtgaaaggacgagaatacccctcaaagtttgacagttgactaactccgtaacggccaacagtgttctaggtactaaagttgggtcggggtccgaacttcaggtaccaaagtgatagttttggaaacttgggtacagaaattcggagtcgaccatagtttgggtactgtttgtattttttaccCTATATACAAAGAATATCTCGATATTtcctgtttcttcttcttcttcctcttcctcgtatGATATGATATTAGTAGGAGTCATAATTGGTACttgttcccaaaaaaaaaaaactatattttaCTTTAAAGAACGATGTACTACTATGGAGATTTGCTGGGGACACCTTCCCTGTACACACATTGAATGAAGGGGCATGAAGATGCGTTATGTTCAAAGGCTTCAATAAACCAACTCTAGGATTCGAGGGAAAGAGCGAGGGAGTTCACGTGCTCAGACACGTACACTAAGACTCATCCAtcttttgaaaataaataatgTCTCTGCTGTAAACGTGAAGCTCAGACCTGGGACTTAAATAAGCCTCTTCTATACATTTCCCGTTGCCCATTGTGGTCACTACACCTGTGACTTGGAAAATGACTGCTATCACAAATTGCGCGGCTTTCCTAATTCTTCCATCATGGAATTCAAGTTTGGTATTCAAAAATTTGAGTGTTGGACTGATGAAAATTGTTGTGCAGATTAATCTGTCAGTATCACACCAACTTGTAAGTtgtaataaataaaagaaataactcCATTATGAAGTTCTACGATACATCAATGTATCAATACATTAAAAAGACTTAGTTCGTTACAAAAGTAAAGTAGTTCTAAATTAATCTAACAATACATAGAGCCAGTCTACCTCTTAATCGAACTAATATACTTGACGTATCGATAGTGGACGAACCCCATAACCATAGCTGCactattgaattttttttcttatttttgtaCATATCAAGGCAAAAGAGAATGAACTAACAACATAGCCACAACAATACGATTTCTGAAAAACCCAGAGCATCATCTTTTAAGCAACTGCAATACATTGTCGAAAGAGTATCCCCAGACATTAACACCCATCCTAGCCTAACATAGCACGACAAGCAGACTCAACTGCCTCAATGAGAGAGACGAGCTCTTGCTCATCGAAAACTAACTGGATAAATGATGGTCCCTATTTGTTTTGTTGCAAATTTGCAGCTCGTATtactctgttttttttctttctttggctaGCTAAACTGCCTATCGTCTAATAAATTCAGCACCACAGTACCGAAGCAAAATTGGTGGAAACGGGATTAGCATACTACGAAACTGTTAAAACACTTGGATTTGGATGGTATATAAAGAACAAATTTTATAACAATAATGTGGGGGTGTTATAATACAGATCCTAGATAGTACTGAAAAGGCAAATACTATCTTGCAAATACCATAAGAAAAGCATGTAATTCATATTGTTTATACAACAAAGGACTATATAACTCCAAGGCCATCCTTGTTACCAACTATTGCTTATATTCTTCAATCTCAAAAACTCGGGCGGTTCCATCAGTAGATACTGAAACAAGGAAGTCCTTGTTGGCAGATACAGAGAGAGACTGAATGGGTTCACTATGCCCATTGAAGGTTCTTACACAATCACCAGAGAGACTATCCCATAATCGGACCTTCCCATCCGCACAACCTGTTGCTAGGTACCTAGATACCCCAAGCCAGGTCAAGCATGTCACTCCATCCTGCCATACAAGGAAGATTTTTTCCATTAGACCAGTTGCAGATATTTAAAATCTGAAGTATGACATCCAACAATGGACATTTAATGGAAGCAAACAAGCTGGTGACCATaataaattagataaataaaaagagaaccAGATGGTGATAATCATTTGATGAAACTCTCACAGACCTCATGGTCACATGTAGAACGGGGCAACGAATGTTGCAAATCCCAGATGATAAGCTTGTTATCCATACCTCCTGTTGCAGCCCAAGGGAAACTACATACACAATTATTAAGGCATGAGTACAATAGCAGTGAACTCAATGAGTTAAGAGACACAGCTTGAAGAGATTCTCCTAAAAAAAGTCTCTCCTACAGACTCGTGTAAAGATGCAGATGTTGGAATAATAAGTGATAATCAACACAACTCAGAATAAACAGAGAAAGATTAGGCGAAGCTTTTCAGTACTAAATTAAAAGTTCGAAGCAAGTATCAGAAAGCCTGATCTGTCAGGCATTAGTGGATGGCATCAGACAATCTCGAATTAAGGTTCAAACACCCAATAGAGAACTAGTTGATGTAAGTAGAAATTACATTATATTACAGGAAAGGGTGGATCTATGTGAATTAAAGTTAGTTACTAACTGGACACACCAGTGCAAAATTCAATTGTGGAAAGACGCTGACTGGTTATTGTACCTTGGTGCAAGTCCGATACATTCTACTGAATCTGAATGTGAAGCCAGGGAACTAACAACCTGTTGATGGGAAAAAGTAAAGGCCTAATGTTTAAATATGTGAAACCAGGGAACTAACAACCGATAATCCCTTCCAACAATATAGGAACAAAAAAAGCATACCTTTCCGGTAGTTATATTTACAATATGGACAGAGCCATCTTCAGAACCAGTAACAGCTAGAGTTGAATCAGAGCTTATTGCCAAGCATGTCAACCCTGCAGAATGGTAAGGATGACCTAGAAAACAAAATGTGTTAAAATTCTCAATATTAAGAACAAAGTATGCTCCTATCCAGAGGAGTCAACTCAACAAAGATAAGGAATGACTCAGATAATGGCAAGAAACGATAACTTTGATAAAACGAAGTAAGATTTGAACTGTAGGAGAAGGAAAACAGAGaatttaaaagaaaatcacaagagattatttatttggttaAAGGGTGGAGGGCCACCTAAACTGTAGGTAGGCGACGGATGTGTAACCTTCCCCCCAGATTCAGTATTGACActcacaaaaaccaaaattttcCCCAATATAACTTTCAAGTTGGCTAAATTTCAAACCTTTTGCACAATGATTGCTACAGAAACAGGTACTTGTTTCTCCTCGGATCTATTCTAAACAACAAATGAACCATTCTCATATTTGTATTTTGTAGAAGTTCTTCCGCTCCATCAAATTATCAGGGTTGTCAAACTATAAGCTTCTTAATGAAGCAATTGTCATAGGTAGAGTAAGTAGAGAGTTCAACCTTCTTCACATCAACCTAGGCTGCCTTTCAATAGTTTAACAACAATTCCAGATACCAATAAGCAAGGAAATTAACCAAGATTTGAATTCATACTACCTACAGTGTCAACTACTTTAACTTCAAGgaacaaagaaaatctaataaGTAAATTGAAAGCGTACCTTGTACCACATGAATGTTCTCTCCACTTTTTGGGTTCCATATTCTCAAACTTGCATCATTAGAACCAGTGCAGATTGTTTTACCTTAAGCAACAACCAAAAGAGAcaacaaattaaaaaacaatagtaaaaaagaaaaaaagaaaaatactaaTTTTAAACCAGTTTATATAAATGAAATGCATGACAACGAGTGAGGAAAATCCAGAATTGGAGATGAAGAATAGTTCCAATACCATCGGGGGTAAAATCACCACAAGTCACGCTACCACCATGCCCTGAAAACAATTGAAGATAGGAACCTTTGTCGCCATTCCACATCCAAACTGTAGAGTCCTCCGAACCAGCCAAGACCAGATGCCCTCTAGGATGCCACCTGACCCACTGAGAAGTCACATGGTCCGGAATAAATTTCAGATAATCTACAGTACAGAAGCAGTAAGAAATACTGCATAAGAATTTACCTCAATGCCCCCTCCAGGACCTTCAAGAGTGCTTTTAAGATTTGCTGATGTTATATCCCAAATTTGAATAATTCCATCCAAGCTTCCAGATGCAAGCAACCGTCCATCAGTACTAAATGCTAAACTAGAAACAGAATCCTTATGGCCTGCAGAGTAACTCGCAACAAgttaaaatgaagaaaaatgaacacagaattgaataaataaatagtcCACAACTGCTGGAGCTAGAGTTCTAAGGTGAAATTGGGTCCAGACAAAAGCACTAATATGTAGTAATGTATGGACACCAAAGTAGATAGCATATGTAGCTTTTCTGACATGCACGTACCTTGGAGCTCAGAAGCCCAATCTCCTTGtccaatcttccaaagaaaccCTCTGTCATCTCCACCCCCTGTTGCAACTAACACTGGATCTGTCGGACTGCAGACAACTGTATAAAGTTCACCTGTCCAAAAAAAGGAAGACGACACTACACTTGAAATTCTAAAATAAAAGGTAATCCAAGACATGGCACAGTCTAAGTTAAGTAGCAAAGCATTAACCTTAAGTCAAAGATACATCGCTTCCAATTCTATAATGCAACAAAAATTATGCTTGAGAGATGAAATAACATGAAAAGTCCACAACTTAGATACAAGAAAGCAACTGGGAAGAACACAATGAGACAACTGGGAAGAACAAAATGAGACACTCCATTCTAAGATATCATGCATgacatttcaaaatcaatgcATATAGAGGGTAAGAAAACATATTCCCACTTTCCTTTGTGGAGTTCTAGTGTGAATGGCTGTATAATGGAATAAAATAAGATATAAGGGTAGGATGCTTGACATGATTATGCATTTCAACTTCCTTTGAATTTAAGGATACATCTTTCTTGCTTATTTATGAAGATTGAAAGGCAGTTGTCTCTTAAGGTTAATCTTTCTTATCATAGAAGTCAGATGTTTTCAAATGATAATTGACATACTATAGGAATTGTAGGACTTTTATAGTAGCTGGTTGTTTAGAGATCTTTAATCTATCCACTTTTCCAGTAGACAGCTTGTTCGCTGTTATGTATCTATACTTATtctcaccttttctttttttttcctgagcAATTGTTTCTCTCACATTCTAAATCCAAAGAAACGTAACTCTGACATGGATAGAGCATACAGTGGCTACCCTATGTAGTAATAATTATAAACTTTGTGTATAACACATTTCCAATTGAAATTAACAATTTGATCTAGCTTTTATAAAGTCACTACTGATAACACTCTAATGACTAAGAATGCATTATGCCTGTAACAAACACGTAAAGAGCATTACAAATAGGAAGTAACCACAGAAAGACAAACTCTTACCCGTATGACCAGTAAATGTATGCATAGAATCATCAGGCTCAtctgaaaacaacaaaaaagtaCAATACCAAACAATCAAATTGACTCGAGAGCAAGCGAAAGAAAAAGATCATAAATAAAGAATTGTATGCCAAAcgatgatgtaccaacaacttGGTCGTCTGCATCAGGAAGATCTGCAGCCAACAACACATGATTGAGAACTTAACAAACACAGTATACATAATtcatacagagagagagagagagagaacaaatgaGCACCTTCCTCATCGAAATTGACTTCATTAAGGATGTCAGCttcatcaatgtaaacctcgccttggtcatcatcttcttcttcttcatgaaCAACATGACCTGGATTGCTCATCTTCTAACTTCTTCTGGTCCCCACTGAGACAAGGAGAGATTAATCAGGTTGAGTTCTTTCCGGAAAGTGCTAGCTTTTCTAAAGTGAACTCATGAAAGGCGTAATCTAACGATAAAATACAGACCCTTCAATTCATGTGTACAGAGATTATAGAATAGAGACATAATTGAAGGGAAAATTCAAGACTTTTTTAGCTTCACTACTAAAATACTGAAGCCAAACGCTTGAAAATTCTTGTAAGACATAATATTTATCGAGCAAGATACAAATCGAGGAGTACTAGAAAATCACCCAGCCGCATAAGTTAATCGAAAAATATAAACCAAAGTCGATGGAAAAATTTGGAGATATTACCAGTTTGGCGGTTGAGGCAGTGGAGCGCACGGTGGCTACTTGTATTTCTGGGGAGAAAAGAATCGAACAGAAAAAGGAGTTTTAAGAGAGTtataaatttcttcttcttttacgggtttttcctttctttacaccaaaagaagtagaaaaacgaacataaaagaaaacaacaaaattttaaaaacagtacatgacatttgagcaCTCCGAATTAAGGTTAATTTACACTCTAAAATATCAAAATTATCAAGTCCGACTCATGGTAAATTCCGTTATCTACTCCGTTAGTTTGTATGCATTTCGTCatatttttacaaaaaaaaaactttttttaagGATCGGTATGACACTTTTTGCTATCAGATGCATGTTTGAATATATTGTAATTGTAGAGActtctgatattattttggATGTTCTCTTGATATATATTGTAATCAGAgatttaggggggtgtattatATTTGGATTtatgcagactttttttaaacgACAGACTTTTAGAAAAGTCCACAGATTCTTTAAAAAATTGATAAACTgttattgatttcttaaaaccattgattttagcaacaaaattttattgattcatgaaaatttaTATACTTTacatgaatgacttctacagattttcTAACatgtataaaaacaaaaaacaaaaccaatgcagcccaaacacaaaacaagataATAACTTGTTGCATCTTCAatgttcaagtatcttctagtagaaattgactcaaataaatgattattACTCTGTCTagctagtttgttctcattcctaatctcccaacaacataaagatacaatatagatcatttgatgtttatggttaattattttcatcaaattttgttttcgccgattaacatatatcataacaatattggtcaatgtcttgatctataatcaatcaattgttcaacctttctttgaaccataatataaattcaaatcgatgagaataattaataagataaaatttagtatgtcgTAGCAACATTGTTCAAGGTTTTAGAGGTAGACCGCAAtatttaggttttagggtttcataaatcatttttattgctattagggtttgAAATATCACAAttaaaaaacacacaaaaaaaaaatcacattcaacaactataaTGAACATGTTGagtataaaaaaatattgatatcataaaagattagagaaaagacaaaaagtcaagaaagagagatgatgaaggaccaACCTCTTCGGcacagagagaagaactttgatagattttttttttttttttaaagaaaaaactttgatagactttttcaaatatTTGGTCGGGaagctggaaaattattggagtttggtatatatagttaacactacaaagtccatgattttctaattccataagtatgaacgatattttgaatacctatGTACTTGTATTCATTTTTTAAAgttctaattgaatacccctagattttagTGAAATTCATGACGTCTTTAAATAtgctaattgaatacctcaagactttcaggGACggctaaaagtctatattgaatataCCAAGACTTTTAAAtttcatagatttctttaaaagtttcactaatttcatatacaatatacccccccccccccttaggCTTCATGTCCCCTTAGGCTTCATAttgatagatttttttttttttttaaagaaaaaactttgatagactttttcaaatatTTGGTCGGGaagctggaaaattattggagtttggtatatatagttaacactacaaagtccatgattttctaattccataagtatgaacgatattttgaatacctatGTACTTGTATTCATTTTTTAAAgttctaattgaatacccctagattttagTGAAATTCATGACGTCTTTAAATATGCTAATTGAATATCTCAAGACTTTCAGGGACggctaaaagtctatattgaatataCCAAGACTTTTAAATTTCataaatttctttaaaagtttcactaattccatatacaatataCCCCCCCAGGCTTCCCCCTCCCCCAATGTTTTCATCCGTTTCATTAATAAACACCTTAGGGCAGCGTccttttttcattaaaaaaaaaaacaaatattggTGGAAACAAAACTGGTAATCACCCAAAATCTCTCTCtacaatcttcctcttcttcctcttctttactCCGAATCTCTGATCCTCCATCTCCTCACTCAACAGCAAACTTTGCCCAGCCCCACCATCCACCACAAACACCCAATTATCATCCCCAAACCTCTCACCCCCAATCCCCACTCCAATTCGTTCGCCCCACACTTGTAGCACCAACTCTTGTCCCTGTACTCCGGCGATGAACTGGATAAAGGTGACACCACGGCTCCGGCGAGTCTTGCGATCTTTCAAAACTATGACCCGAGCGATTTAATTATCACAAAACCCCACCCCAATCTGACATAATatatctgtctctctctctctctctctcaaaaagaaaaaaatatggagATATGGTCTTGATCGTAGTCTCTGGAAGACATTCTTCCATAAGGGGTCTATGGATTATGAAGGATTCTTCCAACTAATTCTAATCAACTTAGTTAAAATCAAACTTTACACAAAGTTGGGATCTCAGATCTCAGACATTCTTCCTTAAGGGGTTTATGGATCTCAGCAATGCAATATCGTTTATGCAATGGGGCAGATGACAAAAATTAATAATCTTTTATACAATTTTCATTCAGAATCAATGAAATATGCTGAGTGTGAAATAACCATCAGTTGCTTGGAAAGTCCACAAATCAGTACGTGTTAAAGAAATCCTCCCTTGAATTGAATTTAACATATTCTGAAGCTTCAACTCCACTTTTAGATAGGTGGAAGGTGGAACGTGCCCCACGCTCGaggaaaaaaggaagaaactcGAAGTTGCTCGTTCTCTCCCGGCAGAACGCTACAAGTGATCCCGCCGCTGCGTTCCGGCTCGGGAGAGGAAGTCGTTGTTGATTGGTGGCAGGCCCTTAGTGCAGAGATGCGGTCCAGGGGAGGAGGGTGGGCTCTTGACATCGGATTGGGCAGATCGGTCTCAATCTGTCTTTCTGGGTTCAGGGGCGATGACGGCTGAGGTATTGACGTGGTTTGTTTCTTTCCGGCGGTGGGACATGGCGTCATCGTATAGGCGGGCTGGATCGTGGTGGAGGTGGCCAAATTGTGGCAGAGGGGATTCTCGTAGGGATCTGTTTCTATAGTGCGTTTGGATCTGGTTGCGGTTGTCAATGTGATATAGATCCTGTTTGCAACTTGGCAAGGTGAAGCGGCGATGTCAGGCAGCGGTGAGGCAGTGGGGTGATGACAATGGTGTTTGCCGGCGGCAGGAATGGTTGTCTGCAGTGCTTGGTTGCTGTTGGGGGACGTGGGGTCTGGGCTGGGCCCCTGTCTTTGGGCCTTGTTGTTGTTTGGTTTTAATTAGggttttttgtttggtttgtttaggtttaataagtccctactcttcTGAGCTAGGGTTGATCTcctactcttttgagctaggAATTGGTCTAGGTGTTatgccatgtaaatggtgtcattTCCGAGGACGATGATGATTTTGTTCAACTctggtttacttttgttgtcaATTTGCTGATAAGCGATCCTTTACACGTGGTTTAGCAACTTcggacacggtgttgaagaggacgctATCTTCTTCGCGGTTGATTATGAGGTTTTACTGAAATTTTCGGGTTTATATGCTCAACGTAGCCTTGGAAATAGGCGTTTGGTagttagagtttgggcccttTGGCCTGATGATCTCTGTAACAGCGgtttcttggggttttggttcatgtccCCCCCCAATGTAAGCTTTCTTGATTTAAtggttattttcttttctcaaaaaaaaaaaaaaaaaactccacttTTAGATAACTTCAGATGATGGGCTTAAACAGTATTTCTACAAGGTAATtcaaatgataaaaaaaaatatatgaaaaacaGCTCAATTCcctcaaactcctcaaaactaAAAGGCAAATCATGTCGAATAATGTCCTCAATCAAAAACTAAGAaaacttttcactgaaattTTGAAGAACGTGTAGCAGAGTATGGTGGCACTACATTACTTGAAGTGTAATAATCATCATAATGACATAAAAGGATACATGTTCCTATGATAGAATCACACTTGAACACAGCTTCACATTTTTTGTATTCTTAGAAGGAGAGAGAGGAGTTCGAAATGAAGTGAAACTGGTATGGGGTAATGTTGTAATTTCGTTTAGAGGTGAGAAAATTTTAAGGATTTTTGTCCTTATGAGTTAATTATCCATTTGGGATATTGGTTAGGGAAGACCTCTATTATTTTTCGGGacgttctctatgaggatctttGTACTTCTACACTAATGTCCTctcagttgtttttttttttttgtcaggacATCAGTAGTAACCAAACTCACACGCCCATGCAGTGTATCTCAGCTTTaccagactaatcactgcaccgcagacgcacgaaccttAGGTGTTAACTAAcccaggtccctcaaatctACTGGCCACGGGATGGAGCTGGGAATCGAACGCTAGACCTAGGAGTTCCAGACTAGGCCGCTCGACCagcacaccacaccacgtggttaaGTTGTTTTCTTATTCATCTATAAATAAAATGTACAAGCATGAGAATAAGTCTTCTACTTAGGCCCCctttataaaatataaaataaaaaaaagagtaagtTAACtaacttcaatttcaatttcaagtaACTAATGATTTAAATATCTAGTTTGAATCattattgaataaaaaaatcaaataaccATAGATTTGCAAAAATGAAAAGCTACAGTGGTTTAGAGAAGAGCCAAATcaactaataaaaaagaaactgtATCTTTAATTTTGTGTTGAGCACTTTCATTCTTCAGCAAATGCACTAGGATCAACTTTGAAGAAGAACCGAGTAGGAATTAAGTGATAGTGAAGCTTACGACGACATCGTTTCTCTAACCAAAATTAGTATATGAATTCAACACCCAACCATATATTCAATCACAATCCAACATCGCattcaaatgaaaataaattttatgCAAATTTCAAAACATTAATCTTTTGTTTCATTTGGTTTTTGCATATCTAGAGAACCTCTTAATGCCATCTGATCGATTATAAGAGAGCAAGAGATATTTTGGATTGTAGAATTTGATTATTTTAGTGAGAACGAGAAGCTAAATTGGAATAAGAGAGAGTCAggttaagagagagagagagatggagagttCGAAATGGAGTGAAATTGGTTTGGGGTAGTTGAGAGGTAATGTTGTAATTTCATATTAGTTATGAGTTTAGTACTATGAAGCATGGATACATCAGAAATCTTACTATGGTGTATCGTATCCGTATAAGTTACAGATAAGAGTTGGATACGCGTTGGGTGCATATCTGAGACCCTTCTGGCGTATCAT
Coding sequences:
- the LOC112174840 gene encoding angio-associated migratory cell protein, whose translation is MSNPGHVVHEEEEDDDQGEVYIDEADILNEVNFDEEDLPDADDQVVDEPDDSMHTFTGHTGELYTVVCSPTDPVLVATGGGDDRGFLWKIGQGDWASELQGHKDSVSSLAFSTDGRLLASGSLDGIIQIWDITSANLKSTLEGPGGGIEWVRWHPRGHLVLAGSEDSTVWMWNGDKGSYLQLFSGHGGSVTCGDFTPDGKTICTGSNDASLRIWNPKSGENIHVVQGHPYHSAGLTCLAISSDSTLAVTGSEDGSVHIVNITTGKVVSSLASHSDSVECIGLAPSFPWAATGGMDNKLIIWDLQHSLPRSTCDHEDGVTCLTWLGVSRYLATGCADGKVRLWDSLSGDCVRTFNGHSEPIQSLSVSANKDFLVSVSTDGTARVFEIEEYKQ